The Leopardus geoffroyi isolate Oge1 chromosome C3, O.geoffroyi_Oge1_pat1.0, whole genome shotgun sequence genomic interval GGGGATGCCTACTTGATTGTCTACTCCATCACGGACCGAGCCAGCTTTGAGAAGGCATCTGAGCTGCGAATCCAGCTCCGCCGGGCTCGGCAGACAGAGGATATTCCTATAATTTTGGTCGGCAACAAAAGTGACCTGGTGCGGTGCCGGGAAGTGTCTGTATCAGGTAAGGGGAGCAGTGCCAGTGTCATAGAAACCGTCTCCGGGTCACCTGGTTTTCTTCAGATAGgtgctcttttcttccttcatgaaGCCGGAACCAGGGACTCATTAAAATGCTCCCTGGAGTTTTGTGTCTAAGATTCCCGCATTCCCAGCAGATTGTCTCTGTGCTGGTTGTTTCTCCCTGATCCATCTGGTCGACTGGCAGGATTCCACTTTCCCCTTCCTGCAATTCCTTTAGGGAAAAGATCGTGCTCAGGGATTTACTGGCACTCCCCAGCCTTTATTCCTTGTCCTTTTCTATTCTCCTGGGAGCTCTCAAGAGTTCAGGGAAATAAAAGTAGTCTCTTTATGCAAGAAAGATGAAAACTCCAAGAGTTTCAATGAGAATAAGGATTCTACTCTGGCTGCCTCTGGTTCCTGGAGCCCCTAGAAACTCCTTCCTGTCCCCTGCCTTTTGCTTCCTAAATTTCAGTTAAGGCATCAGCCTGATGGTGTCACATATACTTTTTCATGCCTAGTTCAGAGATACTGCCTATTTGCTTTTGGGGCCTTTGAGATTTTTTTGGCCTACTATAGATTTGGTTCCTGGTAccatggtaaaaaataaaatactgcattGCTAGGCCCCATTCAGGAGGAAAGAAACCTGATGAAGACTTAAGGCCTACAACTAGTTTGGGAATGTCTTACTCTTAGGAAAGGACTGTCtatagtaatctttttttttttttttttttcccctaaccaAAACTTGGATACATGGCTGTTGAACACAGTGGAACATTTGACATTGAGGCTGCTCCAGAAAGCCTGTTTGTATAGTTTGCTGTCACTGTATTGTACATGTGTGAAATCATCAAAAAGTTTTTCAAGGTACCTCATCAgagctttaaaattgttttctaagaGAGGAAAGTCAGATAGTAGGATTCTTTTCCAATTCAGGAAACTCAGTTAGGAGAAAGAGTTAAGAATCTGAGCTTGAGGAAGAAGCAGGCTTGGCTTTACCCCTGCCACTTACAGGCTATGTGAATGCCTTCACGTTTTTAAAagaccacccccccacctcagTTCCTTCATCCATCTGAAAGGGATAGtgtatttttcaagattgttttgaacattaaaaaaatgtttataaaaaagtatttaactcagttcctggcacatagtaagtacaaTAAATTAAGGCTGTggtttttattgttataattaatgTTACCGTATTTGACGAAATTGGACCTTTGCATAGTGAATTTATCATGGGCCGGATCTAAAGTCCATCTCTCCTGCTTCCTGtgactctgcctctttctgtgcTCTGGGAGTGGCCTCCTATATCCATCACATGTGTGACTGACCTAGAGTTACCTGGAGGCAGCTTGAGGTCAAGAATCATCAGCTTGGCTGTGTGCTGTGTAGCTCCTCTGactttcttctcccctccttttctttccagaaggGAGAGCGTGTGCTGTGGTGTTCGACTGCAAGTTCATTGAGACCTCCGCAGCTGTCCAGCACAATGTGAAGGAGCTGTTTGAGGGCATCGTGCGGCAGGTCCGCCTTCGGCGGGACAGCAAGGAGAAGAATGAGCGGCGGCTGGCCTaccagaaaaggagggagagcatCCCCAGGAAAGCCAGGCGCTTCTGGGGCAAGATCGTGGCCAAAAACAACAAGAATATGGCCTTCAAGCTCAAGTCCAAATCCTGCCATGACCTCTCTGTGCTCTAGGCACCCAGAGTCGCCCAGATGTCTCCCTGATGGACGTCATCGAACACCATTGGGACTGATAATCTATATTAGATTGGATCCTTAAGTATTATTACATATGGCTTCCCCCATTGTAGCTGGGAATTAATGTGTTAGCCTTAAGGGCAACATAATGCATGGGAAATGAAAGATCTTTGTAAAATCAGTATTTATTTACAGGAAAAAGCCTGACCTGGCTACTTGAACACCCAAGACTCATTAGAGGACATGTTTGGTGTTCACTTGTGTTCCTCTCTCCTTTGGATAGTAGAGAATTGAAGCCTACAAAAGAATGCTCAGAACGAGAActtttcatcattaaaatttCACCCAGTGTTCTGATACATGAATTTGAGGCCATTAGGTCATACACAAATGTAGGAAAGCCTTTAAGGGCTTTATTCAAAGGAGGGAGAACTTCTTTCTCTGTACTTTGTATTCATGGAGCTAGAATTATAGAACCAGGCTCATCATAATCATGACCATCATGGCTCCATCAAGCTGTGAAATGAAATGGTGGACCTTGCTGGAAACTGAAGCTTAGTGAACAATTTTTGTTCAGCGCCCACAGTCGGGGATCCAGAAATTTGTAGAATTGGGAACTGATACAGATACTACTTATGGGATCAAAAAGTCATATCTTTGCTTCtgtgtcttgtaattttttgtttaggggaaaattattttaatcaaattctCCTCAGTCAAACCACCTTTtatgtttcattgtttttaaagtcaTGGGGCCATTcatgacaatattttaaaaatttgaattattGATAACCTGGAGTGCAAAATGccaaattttgaaatatgatCAAAGGtctgaatttttataaaacacaaaacataaatacTTCCAGTACTTTGGGTTGACCATTGTATGCCACAGCTCTGCtctatttattgttattttgcaaaataataaccattttaaCATTTGATAAAGCGTATTTATGAGCATATTTCTTAAtaggaaaaatgtccattttattaccattttctACCTTTTTCAGAATATGCAAGTTTTTACCTATGTGtcttataataaaagaaataaaatctttgggaaaaaaagacactctttaaagttttttttaatctttatttatttttgagagagagagagcaagccggggaggaacagagagagagggagacacagaatctgaagcaggctccaggctctgagccatcagcacagagcccaacacggggctcgaactcgcgaaccgtgagatcatgacctgagctgaagttggacgcccaaccaactgagccacccaggcatccccaaaaaaggcattcttaaatgtttttcttccccaaataagACAATTATGATTCTTTCCATATA includes:
- the GEM gene encoding GTP-binding protein GEM isoform X2 encodes the protein MTLNNVTMRQGTVAMQPQQQRWSIPADGRHLMVQKEPHQYGQRSRHSAAPEDHCRRSWSSDSTDSVISSESGNTYYRVVLIGEQGVGKSTLANIFAGVHDSMDSDCEVLGEDTYERTLIVDGESATIILLDMWENKGENEWLQDHCMQVGDAYLIVYSITDRASFEKASELRIQLRRARQTEDIPIILVGNKSDLVRCREVSVSEGRACAVVFDCKFIETSAAVQHNVKELFEGIVRQVRLRRDSKEKNERRLAYQKRRESIPRKARRFWGKIVAKNNKNMAFKLKSKSCHDLSVL